The genomic segment CCGAGCCACCCAGCCTCAATGTAGTGCAGGATCGTCTTAAGCTTGGTCTGCGGGCACGTAATGTACGCCATCTCACTGACGCTGACGCTCAAGCTTCCCCTGAGGATGCCACCGAGATGCGCGGCGGGGTGAGTAAGGCGATATGTCTCGCCGCCGCGCTTCTCGAGCGTGACGAAAATACCGAGGTTGTGCTCGCCAGGCAACACGCGCACACTAGTACCCGTGAACTTTGCCGTGATCTGGTCGAAGCCGCGGGCAGAGAGGCCCCGCTCGGGACAGCTGATGTGGAATGCGCTTACGGGCGGGTGGTGGGAGGTCTGCTCGGTCAGGTATGAGATACGGAGGGGCTTGCTGTCGGGTGTCGTGCTGCCGTGTTGCGGGACGGATAAGGAGACGGCCGAGGCGTTCTTGTCTGCCTTGGCCGACTTGAAGCTTGACGAGCTGCTACCCGCGCCGCTGCCGAGGGCTGTCGTGTTGATCTTGGGGGCATTATCTTCGGTTTCCCAATTACACTAATCACGTCCTCCATTAGCGTCCTAAAGTATGATAGGCGCATAGTGCGCAAAGAAAGGACCGGCGGCACTCACCCTAAAGAACTCTCCCAAACACGAGTTGTATGGTTTGCAAGGCTTTCCCTTGACGTACTTCAGATCTTTTGTGAACCAGAACCGGCAGACCTCGAGCATGCGGTCGAGGGGTTCGTCCGCGGTACCGATGGCAACGAAGGCGTTGGGCGCATCGAGATAGTTCCAGTACTCGAGGTTCGGCGTCGGCTCGAGGAGTTGGGATGGCAGAGAGAAGCGGACGGCAGCAAGGTCGGCGACACCGATAAACCTAAAAGAAGGAGGCCAGTCAGCACGAATTCCGCTTTCCTGATGATTCTCGTCCGTCTGGTTTTGGAGTTTTGCAGGTCTGATGAGGTGACGATGGCAGGTTTACCCCTCCAAGGATCGTCGCCCATCAGCCAACGCATCCCCGCCCGCGAAGCAGAGAAACTCGCCTCCTGCTTCCCAAAGGCACTGCGCATGCAAGCCCAAACCACCAAACGACGTCATCCATCACGATAGACTCACTTCTTCAGGATACCAATAAAGGTCTTGAGCTTGGAGCCATCGCTCTGAGGCTCCTCAGGCGTATCATGCGCAGCTGCAGCAGCCATGATTGCAGTCTCGAGATCCGTAGAACGAGGGGTTCGTTGGTTGGTTTGGTTGTGGAGGGTAGGCGAGAGGTTCAAACGAGCCCGCGGCCGGTCGGTGGGTTTTCGGAGTAGCGAGAGAGAGTTTGAGGAACCGATGACGACGCTTCCCTTTCTTCCGCCTTTGGGTTGATTCGCTGCTTGGCGGCCTGGCTTCTCTCCTACTAGGTACAGcgtaaggcaaggcaaggtacTGGGTGAGAGGTACTGTTGAACCAAGAAATCGCCCAGGCGAAAAATAGCGGCCTTTGGCTGCGATAAGGTGGGGTGCCGAGAACGGCTGGCGGGGTTGCGAAGCCGAGATGGGAACGGCCAAAAAAGAGAAACCGAACAGTGACAGACAAGCACACCCACACTACACAGTACGTAACGACGTGAGGTAGCAGTCCCACGAGGTTCGGCGGTTGCAGTAGAGATCCAGAGGTGTGTGTTAgaaatgatgatgatgatgacagAGTAAGGTTTGGGTTTTGGATGCTCGACTCCGGGTCGAAGGAGAGAGATGGCCGTTATTGCGGGTACGTTTGTTTGGACAGGTTAGGTATTCCGTAGGCGAGGTGGTTCCAAAGGCGTGAGCGCGCGTGTCCGTTTCGTTTCAGTCGTCCGACTCGTGCGCAGCGCGCCGCAGCGTTCAGATACGTATGCTATGCGATGATGAGATCCCGCAGAAGGAAATCAGACCCTTTACCTCGTCTGGCCTATTGGGAATATCCACTGTTGGAGGGCGACAACGGGTGCCGTGAGGTGAGGTAGTCTGGATATGAAATACTATGGACGTTGCCGTATCGGAGATGGATGGCGAACCGGCAAGACGAGCACCCAGAAAAACGGAAAAGGCGCAACCCAGATCGCGGTACGGAGTAGAGAAGAAGGTTCGTTCGATTTGGGGTGATGTTTTCCCTCTCTTTCTTTCTCCCCCAGCACacaaaaaagtaaatagacAAAGAGTTTGGAAATGGCGGtggataaaaaagaggatgaAATGAGAGATGAACCGAAGACGAAACCATACGCTCCAGAATGGTACGTAAAAATGTCATGCACGGCACCCAAAAGGCTACGAACAGCAGCATCAGCAAGCAGCAATcaaagcaacagcagcagccgccAGCAGCACTGCAGACAGAGCTCCATGCATCGGAGCGGGAAGGCAAGTGGTGACGCCGCACAGAGAGCGCTAAACCCGCGCAATCTGACGAGGGGAGCGGGAGGATGGCACCGGAGGCACAGCGCCAAGCAGCCAATAGCTGTAGCCAAGTTGAGCGTGTGCCTTTGGGGGGGCAGTATCGAATCAGCAGGTACTTGATGATACAGTGCCAAATATGACGTGATGGGTCACAAGACCGCTGTGTAGCACCTATCTTGGCTGTCTCCGATAAGCAGTCGCACTGCCCAAAAGTCTCTGATAACGCACCGACCGTCCTTTCTCCTTCGAGAACAACTGTCAGAAACATACTTTAGAGTCTGATAAGAGCTGCGATAAGACACCTCTCCGCTCAGGTGcaaccttaccttacctaaggtTCACCAGAAACAAAGGGGGCCTTGCACCTCTGACTTTTAGCAACCGCTCGAGAAAAACGAAGAGCTCTCGATAATGTCTTGTTTGACATCAGAGAAAACACAAAAAGAAGTAGATAAGCTATTCCAAAGCCACACTGAGACAACGCAGTCATCGTCCTTGTACTCACTTGACCAACTAAGGTAGGTGTCAGGTAGGGTCAGGAAGACACGCTCCCATCCACAACCCCCAAAGCCCGTGTCCGGACATCAAAGCAGCCTCGCCACGCCAGGACCGGATTGCGACCAATCATCCACGCACATGTCTAATCCAGCCGCCATCACAAGCTCTCATCTCCTTGACTCAAGCCTCACCCCTTCAAACACGCCTGCTTCTGTGGTGAGAGGGAAGGAAGGGGGAAACTACTGCTAGGAGGAAACAAGGCTCGAGCACATGGGAGGAATGAGAGGCTGCGGCGGCGTCTGCGTTTTACCTTGGACACGATCTCAAGTGAGGTCGTGGCATTCGTCTCTGACCACAGATTAAACACTGCCAGATGCCTCAGATAAATCAGCATCTCGCACCTGCAAAACGATCTCATTAACACGGTTCCATACCCCCATCATAGTTCTGTAAAGCTGTACATCCTAGCCATTGCAATACAATCGAATAATAGTGACAGCAATCGCACCTTTGAGGCTCCTGGTTCAGATCAAACACCAGCTGAAGACATCGAAAGGCTCTTACCTCAATCTCATGAATCACTGCATATCACTCACCAAGGTTCCACACACCTTCGTCCCTTCAGTCTTTCCCTCATTCGCACTGACTCCAGACCGGCCACAGCAACGAGGAGTAGAATTGGAGCCTGACCCACACTCCCAGCTCAAGTCCTCCAGAAGCCAATCTCATGTCAACGTCAACTTCAACTTCAACTTCAAGCACCTACTTATAAACAAAGAAGGCGCCAAACAGGCAGCTGCATATGTCTCTACAACaaaacagcagcagcaagtaAAACAAGACCTCGAGCAAACCCCTCAGAGCTCAAAGGAGGAAACTCAACCAGTCACGCGGTCCCAAATCCCACCCCGCAGACGACGCGCAGTAGTCGAGCGGCAAAGCCCGCAGGCCCGCAGCAACCCGAGCGTACATACCTCACGCAGTACTGCGTACGTCCACCTCGTATCCCGTGACTGCGTCTCATCCCGTGAAGCCATCACGAGACCAAAAGGAAAACCCTTCACTTACACCTACCTACCCAATCtacgcccccccccccctttcccCTCCCATCTCTCCTCAGCCCATTCCCCATCCCAAGGAGGCTGTGAATCAACTTCACCCCGACCGCCTCATTCCCGCCAAAGAAAGAACCGTCCCCTGAGCCTTCCCTGACACTTCATCCATGATCCCCCGACGGTTGACCGGAGCCCCCTCAAACTCAACTTCCAGTATTAAACACTTTGATATTACCCTCGCCTCCATCTCACCCGCCCAACCACCCACCCGCTCGCCGCCGTTGTCCGCCGTtactgttgctgctgcggctACTACTACTCCGTACTGTCCCACTGCTACTGTTGCTGCACATCTTCAAGAACCCCTCATCTCAGGCCATCTCAGGGTCCTGCCAGGGATTAATCCTCCTCGCAGGCAAAGGCCCTCGTCCGTGGGTTCATGGTCCGAAGTGATTCCAAGGAGGGGGGACCCGGAGCCTGGAAgaggaaggagaaggaggctaCATGGGAGCCGGAGCAGGATCAGAAGTGAGGGAAGGGGATATGGGGTGGGGAGCTCAACGTCCGCTCTTGGGATCGTCGAttcatctctctctctctaatATCACCAACCTCATAACTCGGCAAGTAGGACTGTAAGAGTGGGTATGGGAAGGGGGGGTGAAAATGAAAATGGGAATGGGGTCTGGTAAAATGAAAGGATACCTGCACATGAATGTACCGACGGTATCTCGGTATCAGACTCCCCATCGAGTCCAATATCCACCGAAAATCTCCTCAACTCGAGCATCATCTTGGACATGGAATCTCGGTCAAGGGCTTCGAGACGAGGAGAAGGGGAGAAGTAGAAGGGGGAGAGGGGACAGCCACCGTTCATTCCCCGTCTTACATGCTACCCTTCGTGCATCTGATCGTCGTCGCGATGGAGAGAAATATCCCAATAGCTCGTGAATGCCTTCAAAGTTTTTCGCCGCCTCCAAGGCCCGACTCAAACCACCAACCCCCCGGGCCCCCGAGAGTATCACCACTCCCGGAcggacccccccccccccctcaaaAGTCCAATATCAGAATGGTTTTCGAGCCGTAAAAGGGAATGCAACAATGTTCCACTCCAGTCAAAGTGGTGGTATCCGTACGCAGCAGGGTATCCGCAGCGCCGCCGCAGGACAACAACCGTGGCCCCCCGTCCTCCGTACCTGCATTCGGCACTCGACTCACCGAACCACCACTCACCCACCAACCCGGAGCTCCGACTCGAAAGCTGACCTTGCTTTTCGACTTGTCAAGTTCGTATAGCTTCATCCGAGCCCTCCATGTACCTCCTCAAACGAGCATAATTCCCCCCTCCAACTGCCAACTTCAGGGTCTCTGGCGCCATGGGAATCTTGGAAGATCTGCATTCTGAACCGTTTTTTTCCCACTCCAGAGTCCATGCATTCCAACTGACAGGTTCACCTGAAGGGTTGCATCGCATGCGGTGGGCAAGAGGAGGTGAAGAAGGAATGAGGGAACAGAAAGGAAAATACCACCCAGCAATGCTAGTCGAAGAGgaaccgccgccgccgccgcaagCCCGGCCCCCGAATCAAGCTTCATCGACAAAGCAACAAACAACAACCCCCCGCCCCGCCCAATAAGCACCTCCGTGTATCCATTatcgtaaaaaaaaaaaaaggggaccCCTCTCCCGGCGGTTGCTTCGTGGTGAGAAagtgccccccccccccccccccccgccccGGTATTCCGGCCGAACACGAGAGATCAACGCGTGGCAAAGTCCCGCGGTCGACCGACCGGAGGCTAGGAGCACCGGGCTTCACGGCCCTCCTTGCCTACTGCCGACGTTCTCTCTGAGGAGTGCTGAATCCTCGACGTCGGACATGCGTCTCGGGGCACCGGGGGGCGTGTTAGTTGCTATTCACGCCTGTCTCTTCCCACCCACCAAACATATCCTGTAACCAAAGCCCCTTTTCCTGCCTTCTGCTTCATGTATCTAGACACGCCAATCTTACCTCTCCCCATGTCTGATACCTGCAAGAATCGTACGCGAATAACGTCAGTGCCTCCCCTCCAATACTTCCCCAAGTTGCCTCCATCGTGGCTCAGCcctctataaatatatataattccAATGATTTTCTCAGGGGGGGCCGCGATCAAGGGTTCCATTGAATGATTTCCACCCATCGAGAAACCTACCTCGTCGAGAAATGATCATCGTCGCTTTCTGCCCCCCCAAATTCCCCTCTCTTCCCGCCCTTTCTCAATACCCAAGCCCAGTGCAAACCTTGTTCGTTCCAACCTTGATCATGGCATCGGAGCCAGGGACCAATCTGCCATCTCACTTTTGTGCCCCCAAACACCGCACAACACACTGCTGCCCGGCCCCCCGTGTGCCCCCGCAAGACCCACGGCATGGAAGGGTCCATCGAAGAGTTTTCTCCCCTCCAGCAATTTCATCCTCTCCCATCGACAATGACCTCATGATCGACACCGAATTTTCTCCCTTGGGCAAACGTGACCGTCAATAATGGCTGCATCCCAGCGGCGCCCGTGGAGACCCTTAAAAGGCATTCCCAGGGCAAATCCACCATCTGTACCCTGATCCCGGCCGACCACAGGGCGCACGCGGGATGCTCTCCGATGCCACAGCGTCAGCGTCTGTGAGTGCCGTGCCGGACCACCACGGTGGGCAAcggcagagagagagagagggccaCCTCCACTGTCAGGACCGAAGTCAAGTTGCTGGCCATGAGATTGCCTCTTTCCGTACGTCCACCACCCATccacaacaacaacaacaacaggaTGAGGCGATTTGTTGCAGTAGTACGAGTCGGACGTGTTTCGCGGTACTCGTCAATCCCCTTTTCGTTTGTGCCCTACGTTCCCGTTGGAGAGTGAAGCTTGCATCCCCGTATACGGTCGTGACGGTGTAAGTGAGGGAATTGTACCTGCGCTTTGCCCACAGCACGACTTTGTTTTTGCCGCCGTTAGTGTTGCAACCTCCGCCCGGATACCCTCGTCAACTGGCGCTTACACAGTTAACCCTAAGCTTCGTCATTTCCTAGTCCCGAGAGAAGGGCACGTTCCGGGGTGGATGACAACGGTCCCTAGAGGCCTTGTTCCCATGTCCGGCAAAGCGCAGGTTGGTGCCCCGGGTCTCCGAGTGTAACGTGAGGTGGACCTCAACCCAAGCAGGCGAACTCAACCGGCTCGGCTACGAGACATTGCCCTGACGCATATTGACGAAAGCTTCTCATCACCGGCGCGTCGGACAGCAACCTTGTATCTCCACTGACTGAGTTGCGACCATAGTGGCCATATGGCACTCCCCCGGCTGCGGGATCAAGCCCCGAAGGTGTCCTGCGTCAACTGCCCAGCGTTGCATGTGGTAAGATTGGAATTAAGCTCCAGGATGATGGGCCAGGGCGGGTCACGGCCTGCGACTACTATGTAGCCCCTCTGTTTGGTGACCGAGAAACCCATCAAGATGTCTTCTCTGGTTCATACGCAGTACACTCCAACTGACTCGTGTGCCACAGTCGGAGCGTAGTTTGACAGGTTTATTGGCACTTAATGGCGGGCGATATTGTCGAATCTCCGTCATAGCCAGTCTGAGCGGCTGTCGCCGTTCTGCGAATCGGGGACTTTAGGGTTCGGCAAGCTATTGAAGTTACGGGCCACGATAGAGTGGTAAGGTACGAGATCCTATACTACCTTACGCTGACCGCGAGGTAAGCCGTGAAGCAATCTCGATGAACGATGAGTCAATGGGGCTCGCTGGCAGCTCAGAGATGAAAATAAATCCGTGCCTTTGCCCATGTATCAGTACTGCGTAGCACCAGTGTGCCCCCCACCTCCACTGTGATTGCCGCGACCCTCAACCAAATACCTGGTACTGTTGGCGCCGTTTACATAGAAGCATATGGTTGATTCTCTTCTAGAATCGGCGATCAACGGTCAGCTAGACTCGGGCAGTTGGTCCCTTGCTTTGGCGCTGAATGCGAGGACCCTGAAGGAACCGTACTAGTGAGCAACCGACGACGGTTGGTATCGATCGCTGGGTAGGGCGTCATGGTCTCGTAGTTAGCCTCCTGTACCCCAGCGCCGTTGCGCGGGATGCCCCAAGATGGCTTCAACCATGTGTCCAGATTGGGATGCACACCATTAGTTGTCATAATTTCCTGCGGGCATTGAGCAATGAGCGCTCAGGAGGTTATACCGTTATACTAGGCGCCACGGAACGCCCTGGGGTCTGCTGAAATCCTCTTACCCCAAGAGTGCGTGCTCCGAAGCCACATGTGCCAGGGCCCCGCAAACATGCATGGCTGCCCTCCCACTTTGACGCGGTCAGAAAGGCCACGATCCCGGGCTCTCTATCCGTGTTGTACCACGGCCGCCCACCCAAGCTGGTCTGAAGCGTTGTATTTTGCAATTCTTGGCGAGATTTGTGGCTCGCGATAACATCGTGCGAGGCCGATGGCAGCTGGCTTCAACACCGCATATGCGGGCTTTAACTCAGGGCTTGCTGGACGCTCCGTGCGCTATCTGTTAGCGCGATATGCGCATGAAATGCCTACCAGGCATGATTATTTGACAGATAATCATCATGCCGTTGTAGTAGCCGTCTCTGGCACGTCTGGGTCGGCAACGTCCTGAGTGCTGAGTGCGGGCTCGCATTTGGGCTGGACATGGTATCCATGGTCGAGCTCAGGATCCCGGGGTACATAGAGCTTTTGCTGGACCCGTCTACTCATGGACAATGTACTCTGCCATCTCGCCTGGTAACACCTTGTCCGTATCCACTCGGTGAATTATCCGGCCAAGTTCAACTGATCAGAGAATTATGTTTCGTGGTATCCGTACTTCGTAGTGGGCAGAACTTGGTGATTGCTGCTGCTCAGGCAGACTCACCAGGCCCAGCAACTAGTTTCCATCAGTCAACGCCACAACACACTCGTGCCGCAACCCGGGAAGAATGAGGTGCCGAGACTGGCCGACCCCTGTATTTGTATCCATACTTCGATGTATCGTCAGGCCGAACAGAGCAAAGACGGGAGCCCCGTTTCTAGAGAGAATGACGTTGCTCGCGGCACCTCAGTATCCCCATTTGGACGGCACAAAATGTGACTGCAGTGAGGCCCTGAGGAAAGCTCAGCGCGCTCCCCTTTTCGGAAGCTGGTCTGACAAAGGTAAAGCCCATCAGATGACAGGGTTGCGAGTTTCGAACATGTCCCGCACAACTCTCTCAATGACACAGAGAGCCATGGATCGTGTGTTGTCGGGGTCTGTTTCAACTCTCTGTGCAACGACTGTTGATGCAAGTACCATTACAATAGCACAACGCTGGGCTCTACCGGTGCCACGAATCAAGCGTGCGGCGCAGAGGTTTCCACACCGCAACTCTCAATGATGCTGCATTGCGGAGAGTTGGCTGAATACGTGAGGGTTAAACACTGTTCATTGGAGCCCTTTGGAGTGGATGGAGCTTGTGCCATCGTGGGATGTTGTTGGTGGAGTCGATGTCGCTTTTCCAAATGTATCCGTACTTTGGTGAAAATAGCAACCGAGTGAAGACAGTTTTTTCTTTTGCTTCTGTTTGGCTTTCTCAAGCACGACATGACATCATCCCTCCGTGGCGGTGCGCTCCCTCCAACGTTGACAACCATCCCCGGTCCTTGTCTAAGATGAAAATGGAGACTGAGATGGAGAATGGAGATGGAGCACGCGCACGCGGGTCCTGGGCCCCGCATCAGTTTGTTTCTCTCCATAGCCCCGGGGACGAAAGCAACATACGGCGCTTTGCAATACCGTCCTCTCCATCTGAGTACGCCGTGCCAAATCAACGTCAGGTCTCACCCCCAGgatgaagaggaggaggaaaatTTCAGGAGTGGACTCCATCTGAGTGGCACCAAACAAAACCATCAAAGTCACAGTCTGAGCTGCGAGGCCCATTTTGACTGGCTGCCAATGTCGTCAGTGAGGCATTTGCCATTTGGCGATGGCAACAAGACGACGCTGAAGGGGCGAATTCTCACCAAAGTCTGCCCACCCATGTTCCACGCGCTGGTGCATGTCTGTGTCTTTGATCACGAGACCCATCCCACAGACTCTGCAACTTCTTCCATACGCGAGGATTGCCTCTCATCAGCTTACCCACAAACCACGGCAGGTGTGTGCGACGTGAACCGCACAGCTGGAAATTATCGGGACCCCCAACTACCGATATTTGGCGAGTTTCTGGGTCTCGATTAGAAGCCTTACGGCCGGATCCTTATGGTTTAATGTTGGCAATGTTATCCCGAAACTGATGCGAATTCATCGGACTGCAACGAGCGCGTTGGGTCTATCCCTGCAGGATGCTTTGGGAGTTGACTCTGTGGTTGGTGCTTCGATGCCATTCTTATTTGTATCCTGTGTAGCGGTATGATAATAGGATTGGACATGAGGAGAAGGTGATAAGTTTGCAACTTGATCAACAGGCCTGGACTGGAAGGACCTCCTGCTCGGCCGCCTTGTTATGTGCGGGGAGGGGGATTCTCGGCCAGTGGCCCGGTCCAATCTCGTCAAGTCGTGGAAACTCTGTTGAGTAGACTCGAACTTCCATTCTCCTCGGGACGAACGGTTGGGTTGCTGTGCTCAGGAACCAAACAACGACCGTTGAAGTTGATGACAAAGGCAAGCGACGATTGGTTCGTCGTTGCCCCCCTGAAAGCTGTCCTGGGATGAACTACCACGCCCATGGGCAGATTCTCCAGCGTCTTGAGCCGAAGATCGGCATCAAAAACGGGTAGGCCAGCTGCGGCGGCCTGCTCCCGACAAACAGTGCTTCTATTTCGATTCCATGTTGGTCATTGGCGCCAACCAGTCCCGGCCCAATCGGCAAACCATTCATGACACCCTTCTTCCTGAGGCTCCTTTACGGATGTAGATCGGCGTCTAGAACCCAGAGACCTAGGTATCGCGCTTGTTGTCGCAGGCTTGTAGCCCCGTGATTGATGAGTTTCGAACTCTCGACATTAGCCTGTGGGTAAGGAGGTGAGTCTGGGTCGTCATGACGTCAGAGCCTTTCCCTCGTTGTCCCCGCCTCGCCCTGGTAATTTGGGAACAGTCACATACTCACAGCCGCTGCGCGAGACACTCGGGTCTAGAGTCTAGGCATGGGGTTGCTTGTGACATGAGACGGTCTGGCCCTCCATCAACCTTCTTCCCTAAATCGAGGCCTGTGGTAAAGGTTTCGGCTCGAGCGCTCTGCACTGATGGAGTACCTGTGCTGCATAGATACGGAGAGCCCGAGGGGAAATCTGAGTGGCTTCCTTTGGACTCTTCTTAGCGTGGTGCACTGAAGATGTTCCTGAGAGCTAG from the Colletotrichum lupini chromosome 3, complete sequence genome contains:
- a CDS encoding oxysterol-binding family protein, which codes for MAAAAAHDTPEEPQSDGSKLKTFIGILKKFIGVADLAAVRFSLPSQLLEPTPNLEYWNYLDAPNAFVAIGTADEPLDRMLEVCRFWFTKDLKYVKGKPCKPYNSCLGEFFRCNWETEDNAPKINTTALGSGAGSSSSSFKSAKADKNASAVSLSVPQHGSTTPDSKPLRISYLTEQTSHHPPVSAFHISCPERGLSARGFDQITAKFTGTSVRVLPGEHNLGIFVTLEKRGGETYRLTHPAAHLGGILRGSLSVSVSEMAYITCPQTKLKTILHYIEAGWLGRSTNRVEGIIFKYDPENDDKVNIQDVPEADIVARLSGPWREKIEFTLGPKPVNSHPAEARYTIIDLAPLNVAPKVLPPKEKQLENESLTMWGGVTEAIHAKQFSKATQVKVELEERQRELARERERTGEVFKPAFFEQVTDTGGKPELTDKGREVLARAQKGEWDMSDIVVVDASAPAAAAAAATAPAATESK